In Bufo gargarizans isolate SCDJY-AF-19 chromosome 6, ASM1485885v1, whole genome shotgun sequence, a single genomic region encodes these proteins:
- the LOC122940067 gene encoding gastrula zinc finger protein XlCGF26.1-like — protein sequence MMEDHQTLTSQDGPCQPNPPAKCPVYSLDFPKENHYVLQNHQDEDLLNIKVEVIDEDEEMYMKANFQNGPSERNPPENCPKENHNFTCDPQEEEDFTNIKVEVKEEETDLKAYQQFEENILVDIGTGNTCKMREEHILVIPNNIVEDIDTMQHSSGENFLNLNVHLGLHSAELSYNPPYHKKLSSHQSQFHTSICQRGGKMFQCDECGKQFTKNSNLFIHRRIHTGEKPYSCSECGKCFIRKSGLDQHEKSHTGEKFFTCSECGKCFTRKSFLSRHRIIHTGEKPFACSKCGKCFTQKPSLVEHQRIHTGEKPYSCSECAKCFTQKSSLVKHQRFHSGEKPYSCSECEKCFITKAKLRDHQRSHTGEKPFSCSECGKYFITKAKLRDHQRSHTGEKPFPCFECGKCFTQKSDFVDHGRIHTGEKPFSCSECGKCFIRKVKLSIHQRIHTGEKPFACSKCGKSFTQKSNLVKHERIHTGERPYSCSECGKCFSRKSILDQHLLIHTGERPFSCSVCEKSFRNKSRLSSHQVIHSH from the exons atgatggaggaccaccagaccctCACATCACAAG ATGGACCCTGTCAACCAAATCCACCAGCAAAATGTCCTGTGTATTCCCTGGATTTTCCAAAGGAAAATCACTATGTCCTTCAGAACCACCAG GATGAAGATCTGCTTAATATTAAAGTTGAGGTTATAGATGAAGATGAGGAGATGTATATGAAGGCTAATTTTCAGA ATGGACCCAGTgagagaaatccaccagagaatTGCCCAAAAGAAAATCACAATTTCACATGTGATCCCCAG GAAGAAGAAGATTTCACTAATATTAAAGTTGAAGTCAAAGAAGAAGAAACAGATTTGAAAGCTTATCAGCAGTTTGAGGAGAACATTCTAGTAGATATTGGCACAG GTAATACATGTAAAATGCGTGAGGAACACATCCTTGTAATTCCAAATAATATAGTAGAAGATATAGATACCATGCAGCACTCTTCAGGAGAAAACTTCCTTAACCTTAATGTGCATTTGGGACTCCACAGTGCAGAACTATCATACAATCCCCCTTATCACAAGAAACTTTCTTCTCATCAATCACAGTTTCATACCAGTATTTGTCAAAGAGGTGGTAAAATGTTTCAGTGTGATGAATGTGGAAAACAGTTTACAAAAAACTCAAATCTTTTTATACAtagaagaattcacacaggggagaagccatactcttgttcagaatgtgggaaatgttttatccgtaaatcaggcctggatcaacatgagaaaagtcacacaggagaaaagttttttacatgttcagaatgtggaaaatgttttactcgGAAATCATTTCTTTCTAGACATAGGATAATTCACACTGGAGAGAAACCATTTGCATGTTctaaatgtgggaaatgttttacacagaagcCTTCTCTTGTTGAGCATCAGAGAATCCATACAGGGGAGAAACcgtattcatgttctgaatgtgcaaaatgttttacccagaaatcatctcttgttaaacatcagagatttcactcaggggagaagccatattcatgttcagaatgtgagaaatgttttattaCTAAAGCCAAACTCAGGgatcatcagagaagtcacacaggagagaaaccattttcatgttctgagTGTGGGAAGTATTTTATTACAAAAGCTAAACTCAGGGATCATCAGAGAAGTcatacaggggagaaaccatttccATGttttgaatgtgggaaatgttttacacaaaaatctgATTTTGTAGATCATGGGCGAATTCACactggagagaagccattttcttgttctgaatgtgggaaatgttttattagaAAAGTCAAACTCAGTATTCATCAGAGAatacacacaggagagaagccgttcgCATGTTCAAAATGCGGGAAAAGTTTTAcccagaaatcaaatcttgttaaacatgaaagaattcacacaggagagaggccctattcatgttcagaatgtgggaaatgctttagccGGAAATCAATTCTTGATCAGCATCtgttaattcacacaggggagaggccattttcatgttcagtatGTGAAAAAAGTTTCAGGAACAAATCAAGACTTTCAAGTCATCAGGTTATTCATTCTCATTAA